A window of Cryptomeria japonica chromosome 3, Sugi_1.0, whole genome shotgun sequence contains these coding sequences:
- the LOC131040578 gene encoding glucan endo-1,3-beta-glucosidase, basic-like: MQDNEVDFGVCYGMLGNLPSPREVVELLKRHNIGKVRIFEAHHEALRALENTGIEVILGVRNEELEKIAGNQAAANGWVKDNVCTFYPAANIKYISVGNEVLHYGNEKYVSYLVPAMRNIQTALRNANLHKDIRVSTTHASFIANSSALTPIGDGDSGSLGGERPDKEGVKNFGHVIPPGLSNALPGKDGFKSFGHAIPLGLSNGAQDTNFNFANPNSRCFLDSSFVSFGAGNYLQVVQHGFGVSVARSPPAHRLRRFSDCGIGISTFGSNVVPLPPPFVLSHIVRMLKRVEDVINEHCNEICVLGNSYPPSQGKFRNDLKSTLRPLLNLLAENGSPFMANVYPYFSYAGNKAHISLDYALFKPSAPVVHDEGREYRNLFDAMVDALIAACERAGHPDLPLLVTESGWPSAGDDHDHEARAATMDNARVYNNNLIRHVSSNQGTPRRPGKPIHTYVFSLFNENLKPGPEIEHHFALFYPNKNPVYPVNFTPY; encoded by the exons ATGCAGGATAATGAAGTGGACT TTGGAGTGTGTTATGGAATGTTAGGGAATCTGCCCAGCCCGCGCGAGGTGGTAGAGTTGTTAAAGCGCCACAACATCGGAAAAGTGAGAATTTTCGAGGCTCATCACGAAGCTCTGAGAGCCCTGGAAAACACTGGCATAGAAGTAATACTGGGAGTGAGGAACGAGGAGCTTGAGAAGATAGCAGGCAACCAGGCGGCAGCCAACGGGTGGGTGAAGGACAACGTTTGCACCTTCTACCCGGCGGCCAACATCAAATACATTTCAGTGGGAAACGAGGTGTTGCATTACGGAAACGAGAAATATGTCTCATATCTCGTCCCTGCAATGCGAAACATTCAGACCGCACTCCGCAACGCCAATCTGCACAAGGATATAAGGGTGTCCACCACCCACGCCTCATTT ATTGCAAATTCTTCTGCCCTTACTCCGATAGGTGATGGCGATTCTGGATCACTCGGGGGAGAGCGCCCTGACAAAGAGGGCGTTAAGAATTTTGGCCATGTCATCCCTCCAGGTTTGTCAAATGCACTCCCTGGCAAAGATGGGTTTAAGAGTTTTGGCCATGCCATCCCTCTAGGTTTGTCGAATGGTGCTCAAGATACCAATTTTAATTTTGCAAACCCTAACTCGCGATGTTTTTTGGACTCTTCTTTTGTCAGTTTTGGTGCTGGGAATTACTTGCAGGTTGTGCAACATGGGTTTGGTGTTTCGGTGGCCAGATCACCTCCTGCTCATCGCCTGAGGCGCTTTTCGGATTGTGGTATTGGGATCTCTACCTTTGGCTCGAATGTTGTCCCGTTGCCTCCTCCCTTTG TGCTGAGCCACATTGTGAGAATGCTCAAGCGTGTTGAGGATGTAATAAACGAGCACTGCAATGAAATT TGTGTGCTGGGGAATTCTTATCCGCCTTCGCAGGGAAAGTTCCGCAACGATCTCAAGAGCACGCTCCGCCCCCTGCTGAACTTGTTGGCTGAGAACGGGTCTCCATTCATGGCGAATGTGTACCCTTATTTCAGCTATGCCGGCAACAAGGCCCACATATCCCTAGACTATGCGCTCTTCAAGCCCTCTGCCCCGGTGGTCCACGACGAAGGTCGTGAATACAGGAACTTGTTCGATGCCATGGTGGACGCTCTCATTGCCGCGTGTGAGAGAGCGGGACATCCAGACCTACCCCTGCTCGTTACAGAGAGTGGGTGGCCCTCTGCGGGAGATGATCATGATCATGAGGCCCGGGCGGCCACCATGGACAACGCCAGGGTCTACAATAACAACCTCATCAGGCACGTCTCCTCCAACCAGGGAACGCCCAGGAGACCTGGAAAGCCCATCCACACCTACGTTTTCTCCTTGTTCAACGAGAATTTGAAGCCCGGACCAGAGATCGAGCACCATTTCGCCCTCTTCTATCCCAATAAAAATCCAGTTTACCCCGTCAACTTCACTCCCTACTAG
- the LOC131040659 gene encoding glucan endo-1,3-beta-glucosidase-like — MVADNLPPPQEVVNLLQMYNIGKVRIFQAHQIALRALANTGIEVIVGVGNDELQIIAGDEAAANGWVKDNISSFYPSTNIKYIAVGNEVLSNSQYIPYLVEAMKTIQAAIQAANLQNNIKVSTTHASSVLGNSYPPSQGEFRADVKDIMKSILDFLAENESPFMANVYPYFSYLDNKAQISSDYALFRSSTAVVNDGGLLYKNLFDAMIDSLIAAVERMGYLNIEIMVTESGWPSESGGIEEAANMENARIYNNNLIRHVLSEEGTPRRPERLIDAYIFGLFNENLKFGQETERHFGLFYPDEIPVYHVDFSFG, encoded by the coding sequence ATGGTGGCCGACAATCTTCCGCCTCCACAAGAGGTAGTAAATCTACTGCAGATGTATAACATTGGAAAAGTGAGGATTTTTCAGGCACATCAGATAGCTCTGAGAGCCTTGGCAAACACAGGCATTGAAGTTATTGTGGGAGTGGGCAACGATGAGCTTCAAATAATAGCAGGTGATGAAGCCGCAGCAAACGGGTGGGTGAAGGACAACATTAGTTCATTCTATCCCTCCACCAACATCAAATACATTGCAGTAGGAAACGAAGTCCtttcaaactcacaatatattccCTATCTTGTCGAAGCCATGAAAACAATTCAAGCTGCAATACAAGCTGCCAATCTGCAGAACAATATAAAAGTTTCTACAACGCATGCATCTTCCGTGCTAGGGAATTCATATCCTCCTTCACAGGGAGAATTTCGTGCTGACGTGAAGGATATCATGAAGTCTATACTCGACTTCCTGGCAGAAAACGAGTCTCCTTTCATGGCAAATGTGTATCCATACTTCAGCTACCTGGACAACAAAGCCCAGATATCATCAGATTACGCGTTGTTTAGGTCGTCCACTGCTGTAGTGAACGACGGAGGTCTTCTGTATAAAAATCTGTTCGACGCAATGATCGATTCGTTGATTGCAGCCGTGGAGAGAATGGGATATCTGAATATAGAGATAATGGTGACTGAGAGCGGGTGGCCCTCGGAGTCGGGAGGAATTGAAGAAGCGGCTAACATGGAAAATGCAAGGATTTACAATAACAATCTAATTAGGCATGTGTTGTCCGAGGAAGGAACACCAAGGAGACCAGAAAGGCTAATCGATGCATACATTTTTGGCCTTTTCAATGAGAACTTGAAGTTCGGCCAAGAGACGGAACGCCATTTTGGACTCTTCTATCCTGATGAAATCCCTGTTTACCATGTCGATTTCTCCTTTGGATGA